In Limnohabitans sp. INBF002, one genomic interval encodes:
- a CDS encoding alpha/beta hydrolase, which yields MKFALQNSAGQTYDAYAYTGGKAFDANKPTLVFIHGVLNDHSVWILQTRYLAHHGFNVLAVDLPGHGRSGGDAPASVEEAAQFIEALLDAAGVQQAGLVGHSWGSLIALEAAARLKERITHLALVGTAFPMKVSPALIEASLNEPMKALQMVNVFSRATLAAPPSALGPGTWVYGASMALGRRVLASNTQVNIFHRGFVACDSYANGLEAMADVTCPVLFVLGESDQMTPPRAAKSLIDQGKAKGKTFSVVKVPMGHHQMSESPEETLAALKTFLGLTT from the coding sequence ATGAAATTCGCCCTCCAAAACTCAGCCGGCCAAACCTACGACGCCTACGCCTACACAGGCGGCAAAGCGTTTGATGCAAACAAACCCACTCTGGTGTTCATCCACGGCGTGCTCAACGACCACAGCGTGTGGATTTTGCAAACACGCTACCTCGCGCACCACGGCTTCAATGTCCTGGCCGTCGACTTGCCTGGTCACGGACGCAGCGGTGGCGATGCCCCCGCCAGCGTGGAAGAAGCGGCGCAATTCATCGAAGCGTTGTTGGATGCTGCGGGTGTACAACAAGCAGGCTTGGTAGGCCACAGCTGGGGCTCGTTGATCGCGCTTGAAGCCGCAGCGCGTTTGAAAGAACGCATCACGCACTTGGCGCTGGTCGGCACCGCCTTCCCCATGAAAGTGTCGCCCGCTTTGATTGAGGCTTCGTTGAACGAGCCCATGAAAGCGCTGCAGATGGTGAATGTGTTTTCACGCGCCACGCTGGCGGCACCGCCATCTGCGCTTGGCCCCGGCACATGGGTGTACGGTGCGTCCATGGCGCTGGGCCGACGCGTGTTGGCCAGCAACACACAGGTCAACATCTTTCACCGTGGCTTTGTCGCTTGTGACAGCTACGCCAATGGTTTAGAAGCCATGGCCGACGTGACCTGCCCCGTGTTGTTTGTGTTGGGTGAAAGCGACCAGATGACCCCACCACGCGCCGCCAAGAGTTTGATCGACCAAGGCAAGGCTAAGGGCAAAACATTCAGCGTGGTGAAAGTCCCCATGGGGCATCACCAAATGAGCGAGTCCCCTGAAGAAACCTTGGCTGCCCTGAAAACGTTTTTAGGCTTGACCACTTAA
- a CDS encoding response regulator, producing the protein MSNSTDTLPFLGHVIVIDDDASVRRSLSTMLERVGYEVRLYDCADTFLLNPVVPSPAVILLDMRMPGTTGVGLQTQLKTLAQHVPVIFVSGDSRPEEIIAAMKQGAVDFLLKPFTAQAMMDVIQRAMHMSEQAVVNADKNMQVSERLKRLTPREMEVCHWMVRGYSNQQISIIDGGASATIKLHRARVMDKMAARTLPELIDMLIGMDIPAPQRQASTNHTTRVE; encoded by the coding sequence ATGTCAAACAGCACTGACACTTTGCCGTTCTTGGGGCATGTCATCGTGATTGACGATGATGCGTCTGTGCGGCGCAGCTTGTCCACGATGCTGGAGCGCGTCGGTTACGAAGTGCGCTTATACGACTGCGCCGATACCTTTTTACTGAACCCAGTGGTGCCTTCGCCGGCTGTGATTTTGTTGGACATGCGCATGCCTGGCACAACGGGTGTGGGTTTGCAAACGCAACTTAAAACATTGGCACAACATGTGCCAGTGATTTTTGTCAGCGGCGATAGCCGGCCAGAAGAAATCATTGCCGCGATGAAGCAGGGGGCGGTAGACTTTTTGCTCAAACCGTTCACGGCACAAGCGATGATGGATGTGATTCAGCGCGCCATGCACATGTCTGAGCAAGCGGTGGTCAATGCTGACAAAAACATGCAAGTGTCTGAGCGTTTAAAACGCCTGACACCGCGTGAAATGGAGGTTTGCCATTGGATGGTGCGCGGGTATTCCAACCAGCAAATTTCCATCATTGATGGCGGTGCGTCTGCCACGATCAAACTGCACCGCGCTCGTGTGATGGACAAAATGGCCGCACGCACCTTGCCCGAATTGATTGACATGCTGATTGGCATGGACATCCCAGCGCCTCAGCGCCAAGCCTCAACGAACCACACGACCCGGGTTGAGTAA
- a CDS encoding polymer-forming cytoskeletal protein, with amino-acid sequence MKFRQPVSGAATERTIIGQSAVVVGNIVSQELVQLKGHVVGNIDVNGSPNAQLSVLSQAHVEGDISAQQAVVNGVVTGNIESTGRVELHAGADVKGNISYATMAIEHGAKLYGMMSNTDVKQH; translated from the coding sequence ATGAAGTTTAGGCAGCCTGTGTCAGGGGCAGCCACTGAAAGAACCATCATTGGCCAATCGGCTGTGGTGGTGGGCAATATCGTGTCGCAAGAGCTGGTTCAGCTCAAAGGCCACGTGGTGGGCAACATTGATGTGAATGGCAGCCCCAATGCCCAACTGTCCGTGCTTTCGCAAGCCCACGTTGAGGGGGACATCAGTGCGCAACAGGCTGTGGTGAATGGGGTGGTTACAGGCAACATCGAATCGACAGGGCGTGTCGAGCTGCATGCTGGAGCCGATGTCAAAGGCAATATTTCCTATGCCACCATGGCGATTGAGCATGGGGCAAAGTTGTACGGAATGATGAGTAACACCGATGTCAAACAGCACTGA
- a CDS encoding CBS domain-containing protein — translation MKVSDILRVKDQGGGTLFTIDPMEPLALAVSIMAEKDMGSLLVMEHGDLVGLLTFREVIQALHRNGGALGDFTVRSAMDDHPLTCSPETAIDDVRRMMLESHARYMPVIGNRQLQGVISFYDVAKSVVDSQNFENKMLKAYIKDWPSGTPDPDDK, via the coding sequence ATGAAAGTCAGCGATATCTTGCGAGTCAAAGACCAAGGCGGCGGCACCTTGTTCACCATCGACCCCATGGAGCCACTGGCTTTGGCCGTGAGCATCATGGCTGAAAAGGACATGGGCTCACTCTTGGTCATGGAACACGGCGACTTGGTGGGTTTGTTGACCTTCCGTGAAGTAATTCAAGCCCTCCACCGCAATGGCGGCGCATTGGGTGACTTCACCGTGCGCAGCGCCATGGATGACCACCCGCTCACATGCTCGCCCGAAACTGCGATTGACGACGTGCGCCGCATGATGCTCGAAAGCCATGCCCGCTACATGCCCGTCATTGGCAACCGCCAACTCCAAGGCGTGATCAGCTTTTACGACGTGGCCAAGTCGGTGGTGGACAGCCAAAACTTTGAGAACAAGATGCTCAAGGCCTACATCAAAGACTGGCCAAGCGGCACGCCAGACCCAGACGACAAGTAA
- the aroC gene encoding chorismate synthase, producing MSGNTFGTLFSVTNFGESHGPAIGCVIDGCPPGMSLCEADIQHDLDRRRPGTSRHVTQRNEPDQVQILSGVYEGKTTGTPIALLIQNTDQRSKDYGNILQTFRPGHADYTYFQKFGIRDPRGGGRSSARLTAPTVAAGAVAKKWLKEKYGTTFHGCMTQIGELPIPFESWDHVGHNPFYAPCADVQAFEDYMDSLRKAGDSCGARIRVVATGMPVGLGQPIYDRLDANIAYAMMGLNAVKGVEIGAGFASVAQRGTTHGDSLTPEGFRTNNSGGVLGGISTGQDLEVSIAIKPTSSILSPRESIDQNSQPTEVVTKGRHDPCVGIRATPIAEALLALVVMDHALLHRAQCGDVQVAMPAIPGHIGA from the coding sequence ATGAGCGGCAATACCTTCGGAACCCTTTTCAGCGTCACCAACTTTGGTGAATCCCACGGCCCAGCCATTGGCTGCGTGATTGATGGCTGCCCTCCGGGCATGTCACTGTGCGAGGCAGACATCCAACACGATTTGGACCGTCGTCGCCCCGGCACCAGCCGTCATGTGACGCAACGCAACGAACCCGATCAAGTGCAAATCTTGTCTGGCGTGTACGAGGGCAAAACCACCGGCACCCCCATTGCCCTGTTGATTCAGAACACGGATCAACGCAGCAAAGACTACGGCAACATTTTGCAAACCTTCCGCCCGGGGCACGCGGACTACACCTATTTCCAAAAGTTCGGCATTCGCGACCCACGCGGTGGTGGCCGTTCTTCGGCGCGTTTGACAGCACCCACAGTGGCTGCGGGTGCGGTGGCCAAGAAGTGGCTCAAAGAAAAATACGGCACCACGTTTCACGGCTGCATGACGCAAATCGGCGAGTTGCCCATTCCCTTTGAGAGTTGGGACCACGTAGGCCACAACCCGTTTTACGCCCCTTGCGCTGATGTGCAAGCCTTTGAAGACTACATGGATAGCTTGCGCAAAGCGGGCGACTCGTGCGGCGCACGTATTCGTGTGGTGGCCACGGGCATGCCTGTGGGCTTGGGCCAACCCATTTACGACCGCTTAGATGCCAACATTGCTTACGCCATGATGGGCCTCAACGCCGTCAAAGGCGTGGAGATTGGCGCAGGTTTTGCCAGCGTGGCGCAGCGTGGCACCACGCACGGCGACTCGCTCACACCTGAAGGCTTCCGCACCAACAACTCAGGTGGTGTGTTGGGCGGCATCAGCACCGGTCAAGACCTGGAGGTGAGCATTGCCATCAAGCCCACCAGCTCCATCTTGAGCCCGCGTGAATCGATTGACCAAAACAGCCAACCCACCGAAGTGGTGACCAAGGGCCGTCACGATCCGTGCGTGGGCATTCGCGCCACACCGATTGCCGAAGCCTTGTTGGCCTTGGTGGTGATGGACCATGCCTTGCTGCACCGCGCCCAATGCGGTGATGTGCAGGTGGCAATGCCGGCCATCCCCGGCCATATTGGTGCTTGA
- a CDS encoding helix-turn-helix transcriptional regulator: MTTNQAIETKRSVYDTCDPQYLRALREAAGMDLFVLARISCLSIAQVRQLETDASDGFFYSDAIKRQAYKRLLMILGAEPPTVELPEALRDAAQVADAHLATLDQIVAMSEQPSLQRSSSDLVRAGFAKLNGHKQALGALLLLVIAVVLFLLNSPQNSGEAAATPTTPSPVQPVPISSAAELPPAVVVPAASTPVIPASAPAVAATAVVAPVVAASANMVTQAGACAYSSEAMPQLTPFTAHKEGRYVYLVSNANAEICVVDGNKQATVLQLKAGENRSVYGVSPWQVSSANLQKLQIYFQGGRVSLPDAAVNQVKLVEMPVAR; the protein is encoded by the coding sequence ATGACAACCAATCAAGCTATAGAAACTAAGCGCAGTGTGTACGACACATGCGATCCCCAATACCTCCGTGCTTTGCGCGAGGCTGCGGGAATGGACTTGTTCGTGTTGGCACGCATCTCTTGTTTGTCCATTGCTCAGGTGCGTCAGCTTGAGACCGATGCCAGCGATGGCTTCTTCTACTCTGATGCCATCAAACGTCAAGCCTACAAAAGATTGTTGATGATTTTGGGGGCTGAGCCGCCTACCGTGGAGCTGCCCGAAGCCTTGCGCGATGCAGCCCAAGTGGCTGATGCCCATCTGGCCACCTTGGATCAAATTGTGGCCATGAGCGAGCAGCCCTCACTGCAACGCTCATCGTCAGACCTTGTGCGTGCCGGATTTGCCAAGTTGAATGGGCACAAACAAGCGTTGGGTGCGCTGTTGCTGCTGGTCATCGCCGTTGTTTTGTTTCTTTTGAACAGTCCTCAAAACTCGGGTGAGGCAGCTGCTACACCAACCACGCCTTCACCTGTTCAACCCGTGCCAATTTCTTCTGCTGCAGAGCTGCCGCCTGCCGTGGTGGTGCCTGCGGCTTCAACGCCAGTCATACCAGCCTCTGCACCTGCGGTCGCTGCGACGGCTGTTGTGGCACCAGTGGTGGCGGCCTCTGCAAACATGGTTACTCAGGCGGGAGCGTGCGCGTATTCCAGTGAGGCCATGCCACAGTTGACCCCATTTACGGCTCACAAAGAAGGCCGTTATGTCTACTTGGTGAGCAATGCAAATGCCGAGATTTGCGTGGTGGATGGCAACAAGCAAGCCACAGTTTTGCAGCTCAAAGCTGGTGAAAATCGTAGCGTTTACGGTGTCTCACCTTGGCAAGTGTCGAGCGCGAATTTGCAAAAGCTTCAGATTTATTTCCAAGGCGGGCGCGTGTCCTTGCCGGATGCGGCAGTCAACCAAGTCAAGCTGGTTGAGATGCCTGTCGCGCGATAA
- a CDS encoding MFS transporter: MTSPTSEARSSNALSRFQLFPFAALSASYFAHIGFFNPYLPLWLKDLGFSITIIGLLTAVQAATRVLAPYGWGWLSDHTGERVRLLRFCAGAALICSAGLLVEGSVVWIAVVLLLMFIHTSAMMPMSEAALAHLVSTDQGFDSRRYGRVRLWGSLGFLVTVFVAGAWFEVQGMQSFPAWSVGSLVLLNLSVWWLPNRKEAVHHGEVRLSVMPVLRQREVQWFFATVFFHVLSHIGIYVFFSLYLDELGYSKTMIGVLWAVSVAAEIVWFFTQSRWLPKFSLSMWMLICAAAMVLRMALTTWAAEWLWALLFAQVLHALTFATQHTACIALLSHHFPGRLRGRGQALYASIGYGVPGVLGALGGGALSDALGLSSVYAVSIATAALACVCAWQCMRQHAKH, encoded by the coding sequence TTGACATCCCCCACTTCAGAAGCGCGTTCGAGTAACGCGCTTTCTCGTTTTCAGCTCTTTCCTTTTGCGGCGCTGTCTGCCAGCTACTTTGCGCACATTGGGTTTTTCAACCCGTACTTGCCGCTGTGGCTCAAAGACTTAGGCTTCTCCATCACCATCATTGGTTTGCTCACCGCGGTGCAAGCGGCCACGCGTGTGCTGGCGCCGTATGGCTGGGGTTGGCTGAGCGACCACACCGGTGAACGTGTGAGGCTGCTGCGTTTTTGCGCGGGGGCTGCGCTCATTTGCTCTGCGGGTTTGCTGGTCGAAGGCAGTGTGGTGTGGATTGCCGTGGTGCTGTTGCTGATGTTCATTCACACCAGCGCCATGATGCCGATGAGTGAGGCCGCCTTGGCGCATTTGGTCAGCACCGACCAAGGCTTTGATTCGCGTCGCTATGGCCGCGTGCGTTTGTGGGGCTCGTTGGGATTCTTAGTCACGGTGTTTGTGGCGGGCGCATGGTTTGAAGTGCAGGGCATGCAGAGTTTTCCGGCATGGTCGGTGGGCTCTTTGGTGTTGCTCAACCTGAGCGTGTGGTGGCTGCCCAACCGCAAAGAAGCGGTGCACCACGGCGAGGTGCGTCTCTCCGTCATGCCCGTGTTGCGCCAACGCGAGGTGCAGTGGTTTTTTGCCACGGTGTTTTTCCATGTGCTGTCGCACATCGGCATCTATGTGTTCTTCTCGCTCTACCTCGATGAGCTGGGATACAGCAAAACCATGATTGGTGTGTTGTGGGCCGTATCGGTGGCCGCTGAGATCGTGTGGTTCTTCACGCAAAGCCGTTGGCTGCCTAAGTTCAGCTTGTCGATGTGGATGTTGATTTGCGCAGCGGCGATGGTGCTGCGCATGGCGCTCACCACATGGGCCGCAGAGTGGTTGTGGGCCTTGCTCTTTGCACAGGTTTTGCATGCCCTCACATTTGCCACGCAACACACGGCGTGCATTGCTTTGTTGTCGCACCACTTTCCCGGACGCTTGCGGGGCAGGGGGCAGGCTTTGTATGCCTCAATCGGCTATGGCGTGCCAGGGGTGTTGGGTGCCTTAGGCGGTGGTGCTTTGAGCGACGCCTTGGGGCTATCGTCCGTTTATGCCGTGTCGATTGCCACGGCTGCGTTGGCCTGTGTATGTGCATGGCAATGCATGCGGCAACACGCCAAGCACTGA
- a CDS encoding DUF2069 domain-containing protein, translating to MHNPTLAPQENSHRHVTLTRFMAVSSLMGLIVLGLAWELWLAPLRPGGTLLALKVLPLCFPLTGLLKNRMYTYRWLSLLIWLYFTEGVVRAWGDAAPSNYFALVEVFLCVVLFVACALHVRLRLKHAKENPLIEQPNT from the coding sequence ATGCACAACCCCACCCTCGCCCCCCAAGAAAATTCGCACCGTCATGTGACGCTCACTCGCTTCATGGCCGTGAGCAGTTTGATGGGCCTCATCGTGCTCGGCTTGGCCTGGGAGCTGTGGCTCGCCCCCTTGCGACCCGGTGGCACGCTGCTGGCCCTCAAGGTGCTGCCGCTGTGCTTTCCACTCACGGGTTTGCTGAAAAATCGCATGTACACCTACCGCTGGTTGAGCCTGCTGATTTGGCTGTACTTCACAGAAGGTGTGGTGCGTGCATGGGGGGATGCCGCACCCAGCAACTACTTCGCCCTGGTTGAAGTGTTTTTATGCGTCGTGCTGTTTGTGGCGTGTGCCCTGCATGTACGCCTGCGGTTGAAGCACGCCAAAGAAAATCCACTGATCGAACAGCCCAACACATAA
- a CDS encoding FAD-binding oxidoreductase, translating into MPNAASLDLLTHLRQLLGDAHVLTDGDLSAYEQDWRKRTRGKALAVVRPGKTQEVAEVVKACAKAGVSIVPQGGNTGLVVGGIPDDTGTQVLLSLQRMNAVRAVDTDNLTLTVEAGCILQNLQQAAEQAGFLFPLSLGAEGSCTIGGNLATNAGGTQVLRYGNARELCLGLEVVTAQGEVMHSLIGLRKDNTGYDLRNLMIGSEGTLGIITAATMKLYPMPAVSLTAWAAVPSVEHAIKLLSLAHQHLGAGLTGFEMMGQFALRLVDKHYPHLRVPLWQDTPYCVLLENSDSESEAHARERFEHLLELAFEDGCVSDAVVAESLSQARNLWHIRESITLAQAEEGLNIKHDISVPISSIPNFVEATDALLMREIPGIRLVNFGHLGDGNLHYNVQAPEHCDTKAFLRDNEDRVNTWVYQSVKRFGGSISAEHGVGSMKVDSLPDYKDPVALGLMQHIKRALDPQGLLNPGRVVR; encoded by the coding sequence ATGCCCAATGCCGCGTCGCTTGACTTGTTGACCCACCTGCGCCAGCTTCTCGGCGATGCCCATGTGTTGACCGACGGTGACTTGTCGGCCTACGAACAAGACTGGCGCAAGCGCACACGCGGCAAAGCACTGGCCGTGGTTCGCCCCGGCAAGACGCAAGAAGTGGCAGAGGTGGTCAAAGCCTGTGCCAAAGCAGGCGTATCCATCGTGCCGCAAGGCGGCAACACGGGCTTGGTGGTCGGCGGTATCCCAGACGACACCGGCACACAAGTGCTGCTGAGTTTGCAGCGCATGAACGCGGTGCGCGCGGTAGACACCGACAACCTCACCCTCACCGTCGAAGCAGGATGCATTTTGCAAAATCTGCAACAAGCGGCTGAGCAAGCTGGCTTTTTGTTCCCCTTGAGTTTGGGTGCCGAAGGCAGTTGCACGATTGGCGGCAACTTGGCCACCAACGCGGGCGGCACACAAGTCCTGCGCTACGGCAATGCACGCGAGCTGTGCTTGGGACTGGAGGTGGTCACGGCACAAGGCGAGGTCATGCACAGTTTGATCGGCCTGCGCAAGGACAACACAGGCTATGACTTACGCAACCTGATGATTGGCAGCGAAGGCACGCTAGGCATCATCACGGCGGCCACCATGAAGCTCTACCCCATGCCTGCGGTCAGCCTCACCGCGTGGGCTGCGGTGCCCTCGGTAGAGCACGCGATCAAGCTGCTGAGTTTGGCGCACCAACATTTGGGCGCGGGCCTCACTGGGTTTGAAATGATGGGCCAGTTCGCCCTGCGCTTGGTTGACAAGCACTACCCACACCTGCGCGTGCCTTTGTGGCAAGACACGCCCTACTGCGTCTTGCTGGAAAACTCAGATTCTGAATCTGAGGCCCACGCTCGCGAACGGTTTGAGCACTTGCTCGAACTCGCTTTTGAAGACGGCTGTGTGAGCGATGCGGTCGTGGCTGAAAGCTTGAGCCAAGCACGCAACCTGTGGCACATCCGAGAAAGCATCACGCTGGCACAAGCCGAAGAAGGCTTAAACATCAAACACGACATTTCGGTGCCCATCTCGTCGATTCCAAATTTTGTCGAAGCAACTGATGCCTTGCTCATGCGCGAAATTCCAGGCATTCGCTTGGTCAACTTTGGCCACTTGGGCGACGGCAATTTGCACTACAACGTGCAAGCACCTGAGCACTGCGACACCAAGGCATTTCTGCGCGACAACGAAGACCGCGTGAACACATGGGTCTACCAATCGGTGAAGCGCTTTGGCGGCTCCATCTCAGCCGAACACGGCGTGGGCAGTATGAAGGTTGATAGCTTGCCCGACTACAAAGACCCCGTGGCCTTGGGCTTGATGCAACACATCAAGCGCGCACTTGACCCACAGGGCTTACTCAACCCGGGTCGTGTGGTTCGTTGA
- a CDS encoding O-acetylhomoserine aminocarboxypropyltransferase produces the protein MPGYNDPSFDTLALHAGAAPDPATGARAVPIHLTTSFVFESSDHAASLFNLERAGHVYSRISNPTNAVLEQRVAALEGGIGAISTASGQAALHLTIATLMGAGSHIVASTALYGGSHNLLHYTLSRFGIETTFVKPNDIDAWRAAVRPNTKLFFGETVGNPGLDVLDIPTLSAIAHEAGVPLLVDSTLTTPYLVKPFELGADLVYHSATKFLSGHGTVIGGVVVDGGSFDWEKSGKFPELTQSYEGFHNMVFSEESTVGAFLLRARREGLRDFGACLSPHSAWLILQGIETLSLRMDRHMANTEKVVQFLASHPLVSRVGHPLIESHPSHALAEKLLRFGARGAGSVFSFDIQGSRAQGKAFIEALQIFSHLANVGDCRSLVIHPASTTHFRMSDEALAGAGIGPGTIRLSIGLEDANDLIDDLKRALKAAEKAGNKPSQA, from the coding sequence ATGCCCGGCTACAACGATCCCAGTTTTGACACGCTTGCCTTGCACGCAGGCGCAGCACCCGACCCCGCCACAGGCGCACGCGCCGTGCCCATTCACCTCACCACCTCGTTTGTGTTTGAGTCCAGCGACCATGCCGCATCGTTGTTCAACCTAGAACGCGCAGGCCATGTGTACAGCCGCATCAGCAACCCCACCAACGCGGTCCTAGAGCAACGCGTGGCAGCGCTCGAAGGTGGCATCGGCGCCATCAGCACCGCCAGCGGCCAAGCGGCCTTGCATTTGACGATTGCCACGCTCATGGGTGCGGGCTCGCACATCGTGGCCAGCACGGCGTTGTATGGTGGTTCACACAATCTGCTGCACTACACACTCAGCCGCTTTGGCATTGAGACCACCTTTGTCAAACCCAACGACATCGACGCCTGGCGCGCTGCCGTGCGCCCCAACACCAAATTGTTTTTTGGCGAGACGGTAGGCAACCCTGGCTTGGATGTGCTGGACATTCCCACCCTCTCCGCCATCGCCCATGAAGCGGGTGTGCCACTGTTGGTGGACAGCACGCTCACCACGCCCTACTTGGTCAAACCCTTTGAGCTGGGGGCTGATTTGGTGTACCACTCGGCCACCAAGTTTCTCAGCGGCCACGGCACCGTGATTGGCGGTGTGGTGGTGGATGGCGGCAGTTTTGATTGGGAGAAAAGCGGCAAATTCCCAGAGTTGACGCAAAGCTACGAAGGCTTTCACAACATGGTGTTCAGCGAAGAAAGCACGGTAGGTGCATTCTTGCTGCGTGCCCGCCGCGAAGGCCTGCGCGACTTCGGCGCCTGCCTGAGCCCACACAGTGCATGGCTGATTTTGCAAGGCATTGAAACCCTCTCTCTGCGCATGGACCGCCACATGGCCAACACCGAAAAAGTGGTGCAGTTCTTGGCCAGCCATCCGCTGGTCAGCCGCGTGGGCCATCCACTCATCGAGAGCCACCCCAGCCACGCACTGGCTGAAAAGCTGTTGCGTTTTGGCGCACGCGGTGCGGGCTCGGTGTTCAGCTTTGACATTCAAGGCTCGCGCGCGCAAGGCAAGGCGTTCATCGAAGCCCTGCAAATTTTCAGCCACCTCGCCAACGTGGGCGACTGCCGCAGCTTGGTGATTCACCCCGCCAGCACCACCCACTTTCGCATGAGCGACGAGGCCTTGGCAGGCGCAGGGATTGGCCCGGGCACCATTCGCTTGTCCATCGGACTCGAAGATGCCAACGATTTGATTGACGATTTGAAGCGCGCCTTGAAGGCTGCTGAAAAAGCGGGCAACAAGCCCAGCCAGGCGTGA
- a CDS encoding YihY family inner membrane protein, which yields MIVLQVHNFFERLARFPWRNTARTLRQRFREDRLGQTAGSLTFTTTIALVPMVTVALAVLTAFPLFGDFQTVLQKRLVESLVPDNISRQVLGYLTMFASKASRLGAAGVTALLLSALALVFTIDRTLNAIWRVRKRRPLVHSMLLYWTAITLGPLLMGASLVMMSQFVTASRGVVPDGLGNLRWLFSTLEFLLLAWAVSALYRFVPYTQVRWSHALVGGVWVAAATEIARKVLAYYFGQMPTYSMVYGAFATVPILLVWIYLAWSIVLIGAVFVANLPSLLGGISRDGRSVGWRFQLALEVLQRLQLARQTDDHGASMTTLCEDLALDPLQIEDVLATLVDLDWIARLSESVDARQTHVKEARYVMLADPHRTPLAPLMERLLLVRSPESQGLWMKWQDLRLCDVL from the coding sequence ATGATTGTCCTGCAAGTCCATAACTTTTTTGAACGCCTCGCCCGATTCCCTTGGCGCAACACCGCGCGCACTTTGCGCCAACGTTTTCGTGAAGACCGATTGGGCCAAACGGCTGGCAGTTTGACCTTCACCACCACCATTGCTTTGGTGCCGATGGTGACAGTGGCGCTGGCGGTGTTGACGGCCTTTCCTTTGTTTGGAGATTTCCAAACCGTGCTGCAAAAACGTCTGGTTGAGAGTTTGGTGCCCGACAATATTTCACGCCAAGTGCTGGGCTACCTGACCATGTTTGCTAGCAAAGCCAGTCGTTTGGGGGCGGCAGGTGTCACCGCGTTGTTGCTGTCAGCCTTGGCCTTGGTCTTCACGATTGATCGCACGCTTAACGCGATTTGGCGGGTGCGTAAGCGTCGTCCGTTGGTGCACAGCATGTTGCTGTATTGGACGGCGATCACCTTAGGGCCCCTGCTCATGGGTGCGAGCTTGGTGATGATGTCTCAGTTTGTCACTGCATCACGGGGGGTGGTGCCTGATGGCCTGGGTAACTTGCGTTGGTTGTTCAGTACCTTGGAGTTTTTGCTTTTGGCTTGGGCGGTGAGTGCGCTTTACCGCTTTGTGCCCTACACCCAGGTGCGCTGGAGCCATGCGCTGGTCGGTGGCGTGTGGGTGGCTGCTGCGACTGAAATTGCCCGCAAAGTGTTGGCCTATTACTTTGGTCAGATGCCCACCTATTCGATGGTGTACGGCGCCTTTGCGACGGTGCCAATTTTGTTGGTGTGGATTTATTTGGCTTGGTCCATCGTGTTGATTGGTGCGGTGTTCGTGGCCAACTTGCCCAGTTTGCTCGGCGGCATTTCGCGCGACGGCCGCAGCGTGGGCTGGCGTTTTCAGTTGGCCTTGGAAGTGTTGCAGCGCTTGCAGCTTGCGCGTCAAACCGACGACCATGGCGCGAGCATGACCACCTTGTGTGAAGACCTCGCCCTTGACCCTTTGCAAATCGAAGACGTGTTGGCCACTTTGGTGGATTTGGATTGGATTGCGCGTTTGAGTGAATCCGTCGATGCCAGACAAACCCATGTCAAAGAAGCCCGCTACGTGATGTTGGCGGATCCGCATCGCACACCGCTGGCACCGTTGATGGAGCGTTTGCTCTTGGTGCGCAGCCCAGAATCACAAGGGCTGTGGATGAAATGGCAAGATTTGCGTCTGTGCGATGTGCTTTGA